In one Sporocytophaga myxococcoides genomic region, the following are encoded:
- a CDS encoding PAS domain S-box protein, giving the protein MKSKEPRIKLSENSFKAVTEFATDSIFIADENSTILYCNKKALELFGYQQEEIIGESLTILMPQRHRNAHLKGIKRFINSGQSTLIGKTFEISAIHKNQFEFPIELSLSAWTEKGKYYFAGIIRNTSEKHKIMKEMEILQTISASISKADNFNNALSLTIKFICQEAGWNCGEAWVLNRGKYIIEYAPVWYMSEEKFLPFFEVSKLATFKIGEGMTGSVFLNKTVWNPDITSHDSDFKRKEIAAQVGLKSALGVPIVTHEGEVFASLMFYFTESKEEDIIFTRVVTSLAIQLGTFLEKKQTEERLKQSRDFYLTILEDFPALIWRTNADGAPVYYNKTWLKFSGSCLEDELKKDWSASIPKEDYERLMTTFDNASKNKSAFEIELRVKRYDGQYRWILSLGRPFYDIDKNFKGYLGVSYDITDQKRNISKLNQSNLELQKTTEELMETEGMLHKLNMELEKKVEARTKDLNEKNDSLLKINTDLDNFIYTASHDLKAPIANIEGLTTMLDDVTSDPTFKKKEVISLIEMIKTSISKLKNTIMDLTEISKIQRMEKDDIAPQNLSEIIDDVQILLFDQIKKNNAEISLNLENCPTIEFSKKDLRSIVMNLLSNAIKYRSERTPEVSIKCYKQDNYAILSVSDNGIGIDLKHTKLFKMFKRFNTETEGTGIGLYIIKRIIDDAGGKIEVESEKGKGSTFSVYFKQQ; this is encoded by the coding sequence ATGAAAAGTAAAGAGCCTCGGATTAAATTGTCGGAAAACAGTTTTAAAGCAGTCACTGAATTTGCTACAGATTCCATCTTTATAGCAGATGAGAATTCAACAATATTGTATTGTAACAAGAAGGCACTTGAACTATTTGGCTACCAACAAGAAGAAATCATTGGAGAAAGCTTAACTATTCTAATGCCTCAAAGACATCGTAATGCTCACTTAAAAGGAATAAAAAGATTTATTAACAGCGGTCAATCAACATTGATAGGGAAAACATTTGAGATATCAGCTATACATAAAAATCAATTTGAGTTTCCTATCGAGCTATCCCTATCAGCCTGGACAGAAAAAGGAAAATATTATTTTGCAGGAATAATCAGAAATACTTCTGAAAAACATAAAATTATGAAGGAAATGGAAATCCTTCAGACGATTTCTGCTTCAATAAGCAAAGCTGATAATTTCAATAATGCTCTAAGTCTGACTATCAAGTTTATTTGCCAGGAAGCCGGATGGAATTGCGGAGAAGCTTGGGTTTTAAACAGGGGTAAATACATAATTGAATATGCTCCGGTATGGTATATGAGTGAAGAAAAATTTTTACCATTTTTCGAAGTAAGTAAGCTAGCTACATTCAAGATTGGTGAAGGAATGACCGGAAGTGTATTCCTGAATAAAACGGTATGGAATCCAGATATAACAAGCCACGACAGTGATTTTAAGAGAAAAGAAATTGCAGCACAAGTAGGTCTAAAGAGTGCCTTAGGAGTGCCAATTGTAACACATGAAGGTGAAGTTTTCGCGTCCCTGATGTTTTACTTTACCGAATCGAAAGAAGAGGATATTATTTTCACAAGAGTTGTAACATCTCTTGCAATTCAACTGGGAACGTTTCTTGAAAAAAAACAAACAGAAGAAAGATTAAAGCAATCAAGAGATTTCTACTTAACTATCTTAGAAGATTTTCCTGCATTGATCTGGAGAACAAATGCTGATGGAGCACCTGTATATTACAACAAAACATGGTTAAAATTTTCAGGAAGTTGCCTGGAAGATGAATTAAAAAAGGATTGGTCGGCCTCTATACCAAAAGAAGATTACGAGCGGTTAATGACCACTTTTGATAATGCCTCAAAGAATAAAAGTGCATTCGAAATTGAATTAAGGGTTAAAAGGTATGATGGACAATATAGATGGATCTTAAGTTTAGGACGTCCATTTTATGATATCGATAAAAATTTTAAAGGATACTTAGGCGTATCTTATGATATAACAGATCAAAAAAGAAATATCTCCAAGTTAAACCAGTCTAATCTGGAGCTTCAAAAAACCACTGAAGAGTTGATGGAAACTGAAGGTATGTTGCATAAATTGAATATGGAACTCGAAAAGAAAGTAGAAGCTCGCACAAAAGACCTGAATGAAAAAAATGACTCCCTTCTGAAAATAAACACTGATCTTGATAATTTTATCTATACTGCATCACATGATCTAAAAGCCCCTATAGCAAATATTGAAGGATTGACAACGATGCTTGATGATGTTACTTCTGACCCGACATTTAAAAAAAAAGAAGTTATCTCTCTCATTGAGATGATCAAGACATCCATTTCCAAATTAAAAAACACCATCATGGACCTGACTGAAATCTCCAAGATCCAAAGAATGGAAAAAGATGATATTGCTCCTCAGAATTTGAGTGAAATAATTGATGATGTGCAGATACTCCTCTTTGACCAAATTAAAAAAAATAATGCTGAGATAAGCTTAAATTTAGAAAATTGTCCTACTATAGAATTTTCAAAAAAAGATCTGAGAAGTATTGTAATGAATCTGCTAAGCAATGCTATAAAATACAGATCAGAAAGAACGCCTGAAGTATCAATTAAATGTTATAAGCAAGACAATTATGCCATTCTATCTGTCTCTGATAATGGCATCGGAATAGATTTGAAGCACACTAAGCTATTTAAGATGTTTAAAAGATTTAATACAGAAACAGAGGGAACGGGTATAGGATTATACATAATTAAAAGAATTATAGACGATGCAGGCGGCAAAATAGAAGTAGAAAGTGAAAAAGGTAAAGGTTCTACTTTTAGCGTATACTTTAAACAACAATAA
- a CDS encoding LLM class flavin-dependent oxidoreductase, which translates to MELGIGMFGDNHYDQNGQPLPAGERLRELIEEIKLMDEVGLDFFGIGEHHRPDYAVSVPEIVLAAASTVTKQIKLGSAVTVLSSSDPVRIYQSFATIDQISNGRAEITAGRGSFIESFPIYGFDLKDYNDLFEEKLDLLLKINTQNPISWKGKYRTSLNNQEVLPRAVNDRLKIWVAVGGTPESVLRAGKVGLPVIFAIIGGNPAQFQPLFQYYQDVYQHFNHDMTRFQVGVHMHCFFGEDSKKIADEYFPVYSEQMNRIGRTRGWQPFSRSQFDYGRGQNGHLIIGDASEAIDKILELNELFGLTRFSAHMDVGGPSHTSLMKSIEIFGTKIAPKVREALKK; encoded by the coding sequence ATGGAACTCGGCATAGGCATGTTTGGCGATAATCATTATGATCAGAATGGACAACCTCTTCCTGCAGGAGAGCGTTTACGTGAGCTGATCGAGGAGATAAAACTGATGGATGAGGTAGGCCTCGACTTTTTTGGCATCGGGGAGCATCATCGCCCTGATTATGCAGTATCTGTACCCGAAATTGTGTTGGCTGCAGCTTCCACTGTTACCAAGCAAATTAAATTAGGCAGCGCTGTGACAGTGCTAAGCTCATCCGACCCGGTTAGAATCTACCAAAGCTTTGCTACCATCGATCAGATAAGCAATGGTAGAGCAGAAATTACTGCCGGAAGAGGAAGCTTTATAGAATCATTCCCTATCTATGGATTTGATTTAAAAGATTACAATGACTTGTTTGAAGAAAAGTTGGACCTTTTACTTAAAATAAATACACAAAACCCTATATCCTGGAAAGGCAAATACAGGACATCATTAAACAACCAGGAAGTATTACCAAGAGCAGTAAACGATCGGTTAAAGATATGGGTAGCAGTTGGAGGCACTCCTGAATCAGTTCTACGCGCCGGGAAGGTTGGCTTGCCAGTAATCTTTGCTATCATTGGTGGGAATCCTGCACAGTTCCAACCATTATTCCAGTATTATCAGGATGTGTATCAGCATTTCAATCATGATATGACCAGATTTCAGGTAGGCGTACACATGCATTGTTTCTTCGGAGAAGATAGTAAGAAAATAGCAGATGAATACTTCCCTGTCTATTCTGAACAGATGAATCGTATTGGCCGGACACGAGGCTGGCAGCCATTTTCCCGCAGCCAATTTGATTATGGCCGTGGACAAAATGGTCATCTTATTATTGGCGATGCAAGTGAAGCAATCGACAAGATCCTTGAGCTGAACGAACTATTCGGACTCACCAGATTTTCAGCCCACATGGATGTAGGGGGCCCCTCCCATACATCTCTTATGAAATCGATTGAAATTTTCGGAACCAAAATAGCACCAAAAGTGAGGGAAGCATTAAAAAAATAG
- a CDS encoding GbsR/MarR family transcriptional regulator: MNESILTSKQRELIEKLGVAHEKSGMQPVPARILGLLLVSDKTELSFEEIQNSLKISKSSTSASLNLLISLNRIEYITYSGVRKRYFRLKIFNWKEDMKKKMEEISEISTLFKEVIKQRSKSTKEFNQSLYEIVDFFDFFNDEVPAIFKKWEQKHKKNKEVK, from the coding sequence ATGAATGAGTCGATTCTAACATCAAAGCAACGTGAGCTTATTGAGAAATTGGGAGTGGCCCACGAAAAATCAGGAATGCAACCTGTACCTGCCAGAATATTAGGTCTTTTGCTGGTTTCTGATAAAACCGAACTTTCCTTCGAAGAAATTCAGAATAGTTTAAAAATTAGCAAAAGTTCTACAAGTGCCTCTCTGAACCTTCTTATTTCTTTAAATAGAATTGAATACATCACTTATTCTGGTGTGAGAAAAAGATATTTCCGGTTAAAAATCTTTAATTGGAAGGAGGATATGAAAAAGAAGATGGAAGAAATTTCTGAAATAAGTACTCTGTTCAAGGAAGTTATAAAACAAAGGTCTAAATCCACAAAAGAATTTAACCAGTCCTTATACGAAATCGTTGATTTTTTCGATTTCTTCAATGATGAAGTTCCGGCGATTTTTAAAAAATGGGAGCAGAAGCATAAAAAAAATAAAGAAGTTAAATGA
- a CDS encoding TonB-dependent receptor has protein sequence MILSKVYNLSLSAFKGRLLLMVLVYLVSAKSYSQIKHTISGIVKDNATGEVLTGATVSVKETVTGTVANENGYYFLYLPQGNYTLLVNFFGYKSKEIKVELVKDVTINISMSEDVDELKEVIVTTEKKNDNITKAEIGVEKLEVKEINKIPVLLGEKDIIKSIQLIPGVKSGEGTAGFYVRGGGVDQNLVLLDDAPIYNASHLLGFFSVFNSDAINDLTIYKGGIPAQFGGRLSSVLDIRSNEGNYKKLSANGGIGLISSRLNIEAPIIKDKASIMLAGRRSYADLFLKLSPEEGLKNSKLYFYDLNGKLTFRLGEKDRVFISGYFGRDVLGYKKLFNFDWGNAAATVKWMHTFNDKWYSSTSLIHSDYRYRIKLDFSGTSLFIISKINNNQLKQDFQYVPSARSKLNFGAITSYLKVVPGIVTTKSDNTENEEKLSNKVGWENAAYISHDFKYSEKLNLVYGLRLTSFSVLGPGDFLDIDKNGNTLDTSSYASGKIVKTYVNLEPRFAASYVFNERSSIKAAYCRTTQNVHLLSNSTSGSPTDQWIPTSKYVKPEIGDQVSVGYFRNFDENKYQFSAEAYYKDMQNQVDFKNNAQLGLNNNVENQILIGKGRAYGIEFFLKKKYGKFNGWIGYTISKTERKFDLINEGSYYPAKQDRRHDISVVGIYELSSKWTLSGSWVYYTGNAITYPSGKYYADNRVLFYYGDRNQDRMPDYHRLDIGATWIRKKTEKFESSWTFSIYNLYGRANPYMIYFRQNEADASKTEAVKVTLFKMVPSFTYNFKF, from the coding sequence ATGATTTTGAGTAAAGTTTACAATTTAAGTCTCTCCGCATTTAAAGGCAGACTTTTATTAATGGTGTTAGTTTATTTAGTTTCTGCTAAAAGCTATTCACAGATTAAACACACTATCAGCGGGATAGTTAAAGATAATGCAACAGGTGAGGTTTTAACAGGTGCAACAGTTTCTGTTAAAGAAACAGTAACAGGCACTGTAGCCAATGAAAATGGATATTACTTCTTATACCTTCCACAAGGCAATTATACCTTGTTGGTTAATTTTTTTGGGTATAAATCTAAGGAAATCAAAGTAGAGCTTGTAAAGGATGTTACAATAAATATATCAATGTCCGAAGATGTTGATGAACTTAAGGAAGTAATTGTTACTACTGAAAAGAAAAACGACAACATTACTAAAGCAGAAATCGGAGTTGAAAAGCTTGAGGTAAAAGAGATTAATAAAATACCTGTGTTGTTGGGAGAAAAAGATATTATTAAATCCATTCAGCTCATTCCAGGTGTTAAATCCGGGGAGGGTACTGCCGGTTTTTATGTTCGAGGTGGAGGTGTAGATCAGAACCTAGTATTGTTGGATGATGCTCCCATTTATAACGCATCACATTTGCTTGGCTTTTTCTCTGTATTTAATTCTGATGCTATTAACGATCTTACAATTTATAAAGGAGGAATTCCAGCTCAGTTTGGCGGAAGATTGTCTTCAGTATTGGATATAAGGTCTAATGAGGGCAATTATAAAAAGCTAAGTGCAAACGGAGGAATAGGTCTTATTTCTTCAAGGTTAAATATAGAAGCTCCGATTATTAAGGATAAAGCATCTATCATGCTTGCAGGCAGAAGGTCCTATGCAGACTTATTCCTGAAGCTTTCACCTGAGGAGGGTCTTAAGAACTCAAAGCTTTATTTTTATGATCTGAATGGTAAACTAACTTTTCGTCTTGGAGAGAAAGACAGAGTTTTTATAAGCGGATATTTTGGAAGAGATGTTTTAGGATATAAAAAGTTATTCAATTTCGACTGGGGTAATGCAGCAGCAACTGTGAAATGGATGCACACGTTCAATGATAAATGGTATTCAAGCACATCTTTAATTCACTCTGATTACAGATACAGAATAAAACTTGACTTTAGCGGAACGTCATTATTTATTATCTCTAAGATCAATAATAATCAGCTAAAACAGGATTTTCAATATGTCCCCAGTGCCAGAAGCAAACTTAATTTTGGAGCGATTACTTCTTACCTTAAAGTTGTCCCTGGTATAGTTACGACAAAGTCAGATAATACCGAAAATGAAGAGAAACTAAGCAATAAAGTAGGATGGGAAAATGCAGCTTATATTTCTCATGATTTTAAGTATTCAGAGAAGTTAAACTTAGTTTATGGACTTCGTTTAACTTCTTTCTCTGTGCTTGGTCCTGGTGATTTTCTTGATATCGATAAAAATGGGAATACACTTGACACCTCATCATATGCAAGCGGAAAGATTGTTAAAACTTATGTAAACCTTGAACCAAGATTTGCTGCAAGTTATGTATTCAATGAAAGGTCTTCAATTAAGGCTGCCTATTGCAGAACCACCCAGAATGTTCATTTGCTAAGCAACAGTACTTCCGGAAGCCCTACTGACCAGTGGATACCTACAAGTAAATATGTAAAACCGGAAATAGGAGATCAGGTTTCTGTAGGGTATTTCAGAAATTTTGATGAGAACAAATATCAGTTTTCTGCTGAGGCATATTACAAAGACATGCAGAACCAGGTAGATTTTAAAAACAATGCACAGCTTGGTCTGAATAATAATGTCGAAAATCAAATACTGATTGGTAAAGGCAGAGCCTATGGTATTGAGTTCTTTTTGAAAAAGAAGTATGGAAAATTTAATGGATGGATCGGATATACAATATCAAAAACGGAAAGAAAATTTGATCTTATAAATGAAGGTTCCTACTATCCTGCTAAGCAGGACAGACGTCATGATATTTCTGTTGTAGGAATTTACGAGTTATCTTCTAAGTGGACGTTATCAGGTTCCTGGGTATATTATACAGGAAACGCTATTACATATCCAAGTGGTAAATACTATGCAGATAACAGAGTGCTCTTTTATTACGGAGATAGGAACCAGGACAGAATGCCGGATTATCATCGTCTGGATATCGGAGCTACTTGGATCAGGAAGAAAACTGAGAAATTTGAATCCAGCTGGACGTTTTCTATCTATAACCTTTATGGAAGAGCCAATCCGTATATGATTTATTTCAGACAGAATGAAGCAGATGCATCTAAAACGGAAGCAGTCAAAGTGACACTTTTTAAAATGGTACCATCTTTTACTTATAATTTTAAATTCTGA
- a CDS encoding DUF4249 domain-containing protein, with the protein MEMKYSQFAYIAFISAISFLLSSCEKVIDLKLRDSDAGIVIEGAVTDQPGPYKVKITRKVNFDEPNVFPPVNGATVVISDNMGNIDTLNQVGPGLYETNSIVGIAGNTYTLSVGDQGKTYTGQSVMPQPVAIDSISIDYFLFGGPDTAKYVKIDFRDPKGIKNYYRVLEVFNGDTLDGIHILNDDYRDGQRFTQPIFEDGEGDSYQTFKSGDVVTILLLSINESTFNYLRGVDAIADGGPSRTPSNPPTNISKPALGYFSAHSVTSRTIIVK; encoded by the coding sequence ATGGAAATGAAATATAGTCAGTTTGCATATATTGCTTTTATTTCAGCGATATCTTTTCTTTTATCTTCATGTGAAAAGGTCATAGACCTAAAGCTCAGAGATTCGGATGCAGGCATCGTGATAGAAGGTGCGGTAACAGATCAGCCAGGACCATACAAAGTTAAGATTACCAGAAAAGTTAATTTTGATGAACCAAATGTTTTCCCTCCTGTAAATGGTGCTACTGTTGTTATCTCTGACAATATGGGTAACATAGATACGTTGAATCAAGTTGGGCCTGGTCTTTATGAAACTAATTCAATTGTTGGTATAGCTGGCAATACATATACGCTTAGCGTTGGTGATCAGGGAAAAACTTATACTGGACAATCTGTTATGCCACAGCCAGTCGCTATAGATAGCATATCTATTGACTATTTTCTCTTTGGAGGCCCTGATACGGCAAAATATGTAAAAATAGATTTCAGGGATCCTAAAGGGATAAAAAACTATTATAGGGTTCTTGAAGTATTCAATGGGGATACACTTGATGGAATACACATTTTAAACGATGATTATCGCGATGGGCAAAGATTTACACAGCCTATCTTTGAAGATGGGGAGGGTGATAGTTATCAGACATTCAAATCAGGCGATGTTGTTACGATACTTCTCTTATCTATCAATGAAAGTACCTTTAATTATTTAAGAGGAGTGGATGCAATTGCTGATGGAGGTCCGTCCAGAACACCGTCCAACCCCCCTACAAACATTTCCAAGCCTGCACTAGGTTATTTCAGTGCACATTCTGTCACCTCCAGGACAATTATCGTAAAGTAA
- a CDS encoding CheR family methyltransferase, whose amino-acid sequence MVQEIGVSEINRVVSVVQEKFDLDFSNYAVSSFKRRLERLIEVRNYKTIDNLIFKIENNSFTKEEFLHEITVNVTEMFRDPSFWRAIKKVLSFSLESLPKIRIWHAACSSGEEVYSMLILLKEMNLLDKCEIVASDIDNMILARAKDGTIAMRNMELNCKNYARVHDDYQDLMKYFKVDGEYCRFDKSLLSRVSFRNIDLVKAESTSKYDIIFCRNVMIYFNQALQSKVLNLLHKSLFIHSYLVVGTKETISSALEVAPKFISVNNEEKIYKKIKD is encoded by the coding sequence ATGGTACAGGAGATTGGTGTATCGGAAATAAACAGGGTTGTTTCTGTTGTTCAGGAAAAGTTTGATCTTGACTTCAGCAATTATGCAGTATCCTCATTCAAGAGGCGACTGGAGAGGCTTATAGAAGTTCGCAATTACAAGACCATAGACAATCTGATTTTCAAAATTGAAAATAATAGTTTTACCAAAGAAGAGTTTTTGCACGAAATTACTGTAAATGTCACAGAGATGTTCCGCGATCCTTCTTTCTGGAGAGCTATCAAAAAAGTATTGTCCTTCTCTCTTGAATCATTACCTAAAATCCGTATTTGGCATGCTGCATGTTCTTCTGGTGAAGAGGTATATTCCATGCTGATTCTTTTAAAGGAAATGAACCTTCTTGACAAATGTGAAATCGTAGCTTCTGATATTGATAATATGATACTTGCAAGAGCAAAGGATGGAACTATTGCTATGAGAAACATGGAGCTGAATTGTAAGAATTATGCTCGTGTTCATGACGACTATCAGGATTTGATGAAATATTTTAAAGTGGATGGAGAATATTGCAGGTTTGATAAGTCTCTTTTATCTAGAGTTTCATTTAGAAATATTGATCTTGTGAAGGCTGAAAGTACGTCTAAATATGATATCATATTTTGTAGAAATGTTATGATATACTTTAATCAGGCATTACAGTCAAAGGTGTTGAATCTTCTTCATAAGAGTTTATTTATTCATAGCTATCTTGTTGTAGGAACAAAAGAAACAATTTCTTCTGCATTGGAAGTAGCTCCAAAGTTTATCTCAGTGAATAATGAGGAAAAAATTTATAAGAAAATTAAAGATTAG
- a CDS encoding SiaB family protein kinase, with the protein MKYIYEIHRIMSDKSLILVYEGEFTQEITKSVLVMAERNMDYTGEESNIKRKVFNVMVECLQNICKHADSVQEKEKEAIFMIGKESDYYIITSGNYIINSDVPYLKSKLEKINTLDKEGLKVLYKDMISKSEISDKGGAGLGFVDIARKSGEKLEFEFEPINDVYSFFSFKTKISRIKDL; encoded by the coding sequence ATGAAATATATCTATGAAATTCACCGGATAATGTCAGACAAGAGTTTGATTCTGGTATATGAAGGAGAATTTACACAGGAGATAACCAAGTCTGTTCTGGTGATGGCAGAGAGAAATATGGATTATACCGGAGAGGAGAGTAACATTAAAAGGAAGGTTTTTAACGTTATGGTGGAGTGTCTCCAGAATATTTGCAAACATGCAGACAGTGTGCAGGAGAAGGAAAAAGAAGCCATCTTTATGATAGGAAAAGAATCTGATTATTATATCATTACATCTGGTAACTATATTATAAATTCAGACGTTCCATACCTCAAGAGCAAATTAGAGAAAATCAATACTCTGGACAAAGAAGGTCTCAAAGTGTTGTACAAGGATATGATTTCTAAAAGTGAAATTTCCGATAAGGGAGGTGCTGGTCTGGGCTTTGTAGATATAGCAAGGAAATCAGGAGAGAAACTGGAGTTTGAATTCGAACCAATCAATGATGTTTATTCCTTTTTCTCTTTCAAAACTAAAATTTCAAGAATTAAAGATCTTTAA
- a CDS encoding DUF1987 domain-containing protein → MNPIKIEGTEDTPAVCLDKTIGVFEVSGRSLPEDAAGFYAPILKWLENYAADPNPKTEFTIKLEYFNTASSKLLLDLLTRLEKISNAKILWYSYEDDEDMQEAGQEFSELVEVPFELKNF, encoded by the coding sequence ATGAATCCGATAAAAATTGAAGGTACAGAAGATACTCCGGCAGTTTGCCTAGATAAAACTATAGGTGTATTTGAAGTTTCGGGTAGATCCCTTCCTGAAGATGCTGCCGGTTTTTATGCTCCTATTCTTAAGTGGCTTGAAAATTATGCTGCTGATCCAAATCCCAAAACAGAATTTACTATTAAGCTTGAGTATTTTAATACAGCCTCTTCGAAGCTTCTTCTGGATCTTTTAACAAGGTTGGAAAAGATTTCCAATGCTAAAATTCTTTGGTACTCTTATGAAGATGATGAAGATATGCAGGAAGCCGGGCAGGAATTTTCTGAATTGGTAGAAGTACCATTTGAATTAAAAAACTTTTAA